Proteins encoded by one window of Thunnus thynnus chromosome 3, fThuThy2.1, whole genome shotgun sequence:
- the LOC137180429 gene encoding CSC1-like protein 2 isoform X1, which produces MLRVLIVTMGIFSSGQACGGQDNCSAHSESKDYCYSARIRSTVLQGLPFGGVPTVLALDFMCFLVLLFVFSILRKVAWDYGRLALVTDADRLKKRFSDLEEREYVASAMHSETPDRYERLTSVSSSVDFDQRDNGFCSWLTAIFRIKDEEIREKCGEDAVHYLSFQRHIIGLLVVVGVLSVGIVLPVNFSGDLLENNAYSFGRTTIANLKSGTNLLWLHTSFAFMYLLLTVYSMRRHTSKMHYKEDDLVKRTLFINGISKYAEESQIKQHFEQAYENCTVLEARICYNVAKLMSLNAERKKTERSKKFFTDLMAKEHVPTMINPKPCGHLCCCAITGCEEEEAVSYYTKREAKLKEEYRKEKEKVHTKPLGMAFVTFQNEAMTAIILKDFNACQVQGCLCRQEPRSSQFSEVLHVHNWSVSYAPDPLNVRWEHLSLGGISWWIRCFIINCILFILLFFLTTPAIIISTMDKFNVTKPVEYLNNPIVTQFFPTLLLWAFSALLPTIVYYSAFFEAHWTRSGENRTTMHKCYTFLIFMVLLLPSLGLSSLDVFFRWLFDKKFLADAKVRFECVFLPDNGAFFVNYVIASAFIGNAMDLLRIPGLLMYMIRLCLARSAADRRNVKRHQAYEFQFGAAYAWMMNVFTVVMAYSITCPIIVPFGLMYMLLKHLVDRYNMYYAYLPSKLDKKIHSGAVTQVVAAPILCLFWLLFFSTVRTGFETPTSMFTLVVLIVTIVVCLSHVCFGHFKYLSAHNYKIDTKETDVDAVENGRPARTSSSPTTKSQQQQQQQQMYIAQVLQDPNSDEPGGGSGEEDRGSSQDEEMLNGGNSINEADFQSGEDSLIANEVHQ; this is translated from the exons atgctcagagTGCTGATTGTTACCATGGGGATATTCAGCAGCGGCCAGGCGTGCGGCGGGCAGGACAACTGCTCCGCCCACAGCGAGTCCAAAGACTACTGCTACTCGGCTCGCATCCGCAGCACCGTGCTGCAAGGGCTGCCGTTCGGCGGCGTGCCCACCGTGCTCGCCCTCGACTTCATGTGCTTCCTG GTGCTGCTCTTCGTCTTTTCCATTCTGCGGAAGGTTGCGTGGGACTACGGTCGCCTGGCGCTGGTCACCGACGCCGACAG ACTGAAGAAGCGGTTCAGCGACCTGGAGGAGCGGGAATA cGTTGCCTCGGCGATGCACTCAGAGACGCCCGACCGCTACGAACGCCTCACCTCCGTCTCCAGCTCCGTCGACTTTGACCAGAGAGACAAC GGCTTCTGCTCGTGGCTGACGGCCATCTTCAGGATAAA GGACGAGGAGATCCGGGAGAAGTGTGGCGAGGACGCCGTGCACTACCTGTCCTTCCAGCGACACATCATCGGCCTGCTGGTCGTGGTCGGCGTGCTCTCCGTCGGCATCGTCCTGCCCGTCAACTTCTCTGGAGACCTGCTGG AAAACAACGCCTACAGCTTCGGACGCACCACGATAGCCAACCTGAAGTCAGG gACGAATCTGTTGTGGCTGCACACTTCGTTTGCCTTCATGTACCTGCTGCTGACCGTCTACAGCATGAGGAGACACACGTCCAAGATGCACTACAAGGAGGACGACCTG GTGAAACGCACTTTATTCATTAACGGCATCTCTAAATACGCTGAGGAGAGTCAGATCAAACAACACTTTGA GCAGGCGTACGAGAACTGCACCGTGCTGGAGGCTCGTATCTGCTACAACGTGGCCAAACTGATGTCTCTGAACGCGGAGAG GAAGAAGACGGAGCGCAGTAAGAAGTTCTTCACTGACCTGATGGCGAAGGAACACGTTCCCACCATGATCAACCCCAAACCCTGCGGACACCTGTGCTGCTGCGCCATCACGGGCTGCGAGGAG GAGGAGGCGGTGAGCTACTACACCAAGCGGGAGGCCAAGCTGAAGGAGGAGTACcggaaggagaaggagaaggtcCACACCAAACCACTGGGCATGGCCTTCGTCACCTTCCAGAACGAGGCCATGACCGCCAT TATTTTGAAGGACTTTAATGCCTGTCAGGTGCAGGGTTGTCTGTGTCGTCAGGAGCCGCGCTCCTCGCAGTTCAGTGAGGTTCTCCACGTTCACAACTGGAGTGTTTCGTACGCACCCGACCCGCTGAACGTCCGCTG GGAGCACCTGTCACTGGGCGGGATCTCCTGGTGGATCCGATGCTTCATCATCAACTGCATCCTCTTCATCCTGCTCTTCTTCCTCACCACGCCGGCCATCATCATCTCCACCATGGACAAGTTCAACGTCACCAAGCCGGTGGAGTATCTCAAC AATCCCATCGTCACTCAGTTCTTCCCCACTCTGCTGCTTTGGGCCTTCTCTGCTTTGCTGCCCACCATCGTCTACTACTCTGCTTTCTTCGAGGCCCACTGGACCAG gTCCGGAGAAAACAGAACCACGATGCACAAATGTTACACCTTCCTGATCTTCATGGTTCTGCTGCTTCCTTCACTCGGACTCAGCAG TCTGGATGTTTTCTTCCGCTGGCTCTTTGATAAGAAGTTCCTGGCCGACGCTAAAGTCAGATTTGA GTGCGTCTTCCTGCCGGATAACGGAGCGTTCTTCGTCAACTACGTCATCGCCTCAGCATTCATCGGGAACGCCATGGACCTGCTGCGGATCCCTGGTCTGCTCATGTACATGATCCGGCTGTGTCTAGCTCGTTCCGCCGCCGACCGCCGCAACGTCAAGAGG CATCAGGCCTACGAGTTCCAGTTTGGAGCAGCGTACGCCTGGATGATGAACGTCTTCACGGTGGTCATGGCCTACAGCATCACCTGTCCCATCATCGTCCCCTTCG GTCTGATGTACATGCTGCTGAAACACCTGGTGGACAGGTACAACATGTACTACGCCTACCTGCCCTCCAAACTGGACAAGAAGATCCACTCCGGAGCAGTCACCCAGGTGGTAGCCGCGCccatcctctgcctcttctgGCTGCTTTTCTTCTCCACTGTACGCACAG GTTTCGAGACGCCGACCTCCATGTTCACTCTGGTGGTGCTGATCGTCACCATTGTGGTCTGTCTTTCTCACGTCTGCTTCGGTCACTTCAAGTACCTCAGCGCTCACAACTACAAG ATCGACACCAAGGAGACGGATGTGGACGCTGTTGAGAACGGACGTCCAGCTCGCACCTCGTCCTCCCCGACCACCAAGTCTCAG cagcagcagcagcagcagcagatgtacATCGCTCAGGTGCTCCAGGACCCAAACTCGGACGAGCCGGGCGGTGGCAGCGGCGAGGAGGACCGGGGGTCGTCCCAGGACGAAGAGATGCTGAACGGAGGGAACAGCATCAACGAGGCGGATTTCCAGTCAGGGGAGGACAGTCTGATCGCCAACGAGGTCCACCAGTAG
- the LOC137180429 gene encoding CSC1-like protein 2 isoform X2 — translation MLRVLIVTMGIFSSGQACGGQDNCSAHSESKDYCYSARIRSTVLQGLPFGGVPTVLALDFMCFLVLLFVFSILRKVAWDYGRLALVTDADRLKKRFSDLEEREYVASAMHSETPDRYERLTSVSSSVDFDQRDNGFCSWLTAIFRIKDEEIREKCGEDAVHYLSFQRHIIGLLVVVGVLSVGIVLPVNFSGDLLENNAYSFGRTTIANLKSGTNLLWLHTSFAFMYLLLTVYSMRRHTSKMHYKEDDLVKRTLFINGISKYAEESQIKQHFEQAYENCTVLEARICYNVAKLMSLNAERKKTERSKKFFTDLMAKEHVPTMINPKPCGHLCCCAITGCEEEEAVSYYTKREAKLKEEYRKEKEKVHTKPLGMAFVTFQNEAMTAIILKDFNACQVQGCLCRQEPRSSQFSEVLHVHNWSVSYAPDPLNVRWEHLSLGGISWWIRCFIINCILFILLFFLTTPAIIISTMDKFNVTKPVEYLNNPIVTQFFPTLLLWAFSALLPTIVYYSAFFEAHWTRSGENRTTMHKCYTFLIFMVLLLPSLGLSSLDVFFRWLFDKKFLADAKVRFECVFLPDNGAFFVNYVIASAFIGNAMDLLRIPGLLMYMIRLCLARSAADRRNVKRHQAYEFQFGAAYAWMMNVFTVVMAYSITCPIIVPFGLMYMLLKHLVDRYNMYYAYLPSKLDKKIHSGAVTQVVAAPILCLFWLLFFSTVRTGFETPTSMFTLVVLIVTIVVCLSHVCFGHFKYLSAHNYKIDTKETDVDAVENGRPARTSSSPTTKSQQQQQQQMYIAQVLQDPNSDEPGGGSGEEDRGSSQDEEMLNGGNSINEADFQSGEDSLIANEVHQ, via the exons atgctcagagTGCTGATTGTTACCATGGGGATATTCAGCAGCGGCCAGGCGTGCGGCGGGCAGGACAACTGCTCCGCCCACAGCGAGTCCAAAGACTACTGCTACTCGGCTCGCATCCGCAGCACCGTGCTGCAAGGGCTGCCGTTCGGCGGCGTGCCCACCGTGCTCGCCCTCGACTTCATGTGCTTCCTG GTGCTGCTCTTCGTCTTTTCCATTCTGCGGAAGGTTGCGTGGGACTACGGTCGCCTGGCGCTGGTCACCGACGCCGACAG ACTGAAGAAGCGGTTCAGCGACCTGGAGGAGCGGGAATA cGTTGCCTCGGCGATGCACTCAGAGACGCCCGACCGCTACGAACGCCTCACCTCCGTCTCCAGCTCCGTCGACTTTGACCAGAGAGACAAC GGCTTCTGCTCGTGGCTGACGGCCATCTTCAGGATAAA GGACGAGGAGATCCGGGAGAAGTGTGGCGAGGACGCCGTGCACTACCTGTCCTTCCAGCGACACATCATCGGCCTGCTGGTCGTGGTCGGCGTGCTCTCCGTCGGCATCGTCCTGCCCGTCAACTTCTCTGGAGACCTGCTGG AAAACAACGCCTACAGCTTCGGACGCACCACGATAGCCAACCTGAAGTCAGG gACGAATCTGTTGTGGCTGCACACTTCGTTTGCCTTCATGTACCTGCTGCTGACCGTCTACAGCATGAGGAGACACACGTCCAAGATGCACTACAAGGAGGACGACCTG GTGAAACGCACTTTATTCATTAACGGCATCTCTAAATACGCTGAGGAGAGTCAGATCAAACAACACTTTGA GCAGGCGTACGAGAACTGCACCGTGCTGGAGGCTCGTATCTGCTACAACGTGGCCAAACTGATGTCTCTGAACGCGGAGAG GAAGAAGACGGAGCGCAGTAAGAAGTTCTTCACTGACCTGATGGCGAAGGAACACGTTCCCACCATGATCAACCCCAAACCCTGCGGACACCTGTGCTGCTGCGCCATCACGGGCTGCGAGGAG GAGGAGGCGGTGAGCTACTACACCAAGCGGGAGGCCAAGCTGAAGGAGGAGTACcggaaggagaaggagaaggtcCACACCAAACCACTGGGCATGGCCTTCGTCACCTTCCAGAACGAGGCCATGACCGCCAT TATTTTGAAGGACTTTAATGCCTGTCAGGTGCAGGGTTGTCTGTGTCGTCAGGAGCCGCGCTCCTCGCAGTTCAGTGAGGTTCTCCACGTTCACAACTGGAGTGTTTCGTACGCACCCGACCCGCTGAACGTCCGCTG GGAGCACCTGTCACTGGGCGGGATCTCCTGGTGGATCCGATGCTTCATCATCAACTGCATCCTCTTCATCCTGCTCTTCTTCCTCACCACGCCGGCCATCATCATCTCCACCATGGACAAGTTCAACGTCACCAAGCCGGTGGAGTATCTCAAC AATCCCATCGTCACTCAGTTCTTCCCCACTCTGCTGCTTTGGGCCTTCTCTGCTTTGCTGCCCACCATCGTCTACTACTCTGCTTTCTTCGAGGCCCACTGGACCAG gTCCGGAGAAAACAGAACCACGATGCACAAATGTTACACCTTCCTGATCTTCATGGTTCTGCTGCTTCCTTCACTCGGACTCAGCAG TCTGGATGTTTTCTTCCGCTGGCTCTTTGATAAGAAGTTCCTGGCCGACGCTAAAGTCAGATTTGA GTGCGTCTTCCTGCCGGATAACGGAGCGTTCTTCGTCAACTACGTCATCGCCTCAGCATTCATCGGGAACGCCATGGACCTGCTGCGGATCCCTGGTCTGCTCATGTACATGATCCGGCTGTGTCTAGCTCGTTCCGCCGCCGACCGCCGCAACGTCAAGAGG CATCAGGCCTACGAGTTCCAGTTTGGAGCAGCGTACGCCTGGATGATGAACGTCTTCACGGTGGTCATGGCCTACAGCATCACCTGTCCCATCATCGTCCCCTTCG GTCTGATGTACATGCTGCTGAAACACCTGGTGGACAGGTACAACATGTACTACGCCTACCTGCCCTCCAAACTGGACAAGAAGATCCACTCCGGAGCAGTCACCCAGGTGGTAGCCGCGCccatcctctgcctcttctgGCTGCTTTTCTTCTCCACTGTACGCACAG GTTTCGAGACGCCGACCTCCATGTTCACTCTGGTGGTGCTGATCGTCACCATTGTGGTCTGTCTTTCTCACGTCTGCTTCGGTCACTTCAAGTACCTCAGCGCTCACAACTACAAG ATCGACACCAAGGAGACGGATGTGGACGCTGTTGAGAACGGACGTCCAGCTCGCACCTCGTCCTCCCCGACCACCAAGTCTCAG cagcagcagcagcagcagatgtacATCGCTCAGGTGCTCCAGGACCCAAACTCGGACGAGCCGGGCGGTGGCAGCGGCGAGGAGGACCGGGGGTCGTCCCAGGACGAAGAGATGCTGAACGGAGGGAACAGCATCAACGAGGCGGATTTCCAGTCAGGGGAGGACAGTCTGATCGCCAACGAGGTCCACCAGTAG
- the LOC137180429 gene encoding CSC1-like protein 2 isoform X3: protein MLRVLIVTMGIFSSGQACGGQDNCSAHSESKDYCYSARIRSTVLQGLPFGGVPTVLALDFMCFLVLLFVFSILRKVAWDYGRLALVTDADRLKKRFSDLEEREYVASAMHSETPDRYERLTSVSSSVDFDQRDNGFCSWLTAIFRIKDEEIREKCGEDAVHYLSFQRHIIGLLVVVGVLSVGIVLPVNFSGDLLENNAYSFGRTTIANLKSGTNLLWLHTSFAFMYLLLTVYSMRRHTSKMHYKEDDLVKRTLFINGISKYAEESQIKQHFEQAYENCTVLEARICYNVAKLMSLNAERKKTERSKKFFTDLMAKEHVPTMINPKPCGHLCCCAITGCEEEEAVSYYTKREAKLKEEYRKEKEKVHTKPLGMAFVTFQNEAMTAIILKDFNACQVQGCLCRQEPRSSQFSEVLHVHNWSVSYAPDPLNVRWEHLSLGGISWWIRCFIINCILFILLFFLTTPAIIISTMDKFNVTKPVEYLNNPIVTQFFPTLLLWAFSALLPTIVYYSAFFEAHWTRSGENRTTMHKCYTFLIFMVLLLPSLGLSSLDVFFRWLFDKKFLADAKVRFECVFLPDNGAFFVNYVIASAFIGNAMDLLRIPGLLMYMIRLCLARSAADRRNVKRHQAYEFQFGAAYAWMMNVFTVVMAYSITCPIIVPFGLMYMLLKHLVDRYNMYYAYLPSKLDKKIHSGAVTQVVAAPILCLFWLLFFSTVRTGFETPTSMFTLVVLIVTIVVCLSHVCFGHFKYLSAHNYKIDTKETDVDAVENGRPARTSSSPTTKSQQQQQQMYIAQVLQDPNSDEPGGGSGEEDRGSSQDEEMLNGGNSINEADFQSGEDSLIANEVHQ, encoded by the exons atgctcagagTGCTGATTGTTACCATGGGGATATTCAGCAGCGGCCAGGCGTGCGGCGGGCAGGACAACTGCTCCGCCCACAGCGAGTCCAAAGACTACTGCTACTCGGCTCGCATCCGCAGCACCGTGCTGCAAGGGCTGCCGTTCGGCGGCGTGCCCACCGTGCTCGCCCTCGACTTCATGTGCTTCCTG GTGCTGCTCTTCGTCTTTTCCATTCTGCGGAAGGTTGCGTGGGACTACGGTCGCCTGGCGCTGGTCACCGACGCCGACAG ACTGAAGAAGCGGTTCAGCGACCTGGAGGAGCGGGAATA cGTTGCCTCGGCGATGCACTCAGAGACGCCCGACCGCTACGAACGCCTCACCTCCGTCTCCAGCTCCGTCGACTTTGACCAGAGAGACAAC GGCTTCTGCTCGTGGCTGACGGCCATCTTCAGGATAAA GGACGAGGAGATCCGGGAGAAGTGTGGCGAGGACGCCGTGCACTACCTGTCCTTCCAGCGACACATCATCGGCCTGCTGGTCGTGGTCGGCGTGCTCTCCGTCGGCATCGTCCTGCCCGTCAACTTCTCTGGAGACCTGCTGG AAAACAACGCCTACAGCTTCGGACGCACCACGATAGCCAACCTGAAGTCAGG gACGAATCTGTTGTGGCTGCACACTTCGTTTGCCTTCATGTACCTGCTGCTGACCGTCTACAGCATGAGGAGACACACGTCCAAGATGCACTACAAGGAGGACGACCTG GTGAAACGCACTTTATTCATTAACGGCATCTCTAAATACGCTGAGGAGAGTCAGATCAAACAACACTTTGA GCAGGCGTACGAGAACTGCACCGTGCTGGAGGCTCGTATCTGCTACAACGTGGCCAAACTGATGTCTCTGAACGCGGAGAG GAAGAAGACGGAGCGCAGTAAGAAGTTCTTCACTGACCTGATGGCGAAGGAACACGTTCCCACCATGATCAACCCCAAACCCTGCGGACACCTGTGCTGCTGCGCCATCACGGGCTGCGAGGAG GAGGAGGCGGTGAGCTACTACACCAAGCGGGAGGCCAAGCTGAAGGAGGAGTACcggaaggagaaggagaaggtcCACACCAAACCACTGGGCATGGCCTTCGTCACCTTCCAGAACGAGGCCATGACCGCCAT TATTTTGAAGGACTTTAATGCCTGTCAGGTGCAGGGTTGTCTGTGTCGTCAGGAGCCGCGCTCCTCGCAGTTCAGTGAGGTTCTCCACGTTCACAACTGGAGTGTTTCGTACGCACCCGACCCGCTGAACGTCCGCTG GGAGCACCTGTCACTGGGCGGGATCTCCTGGTGGATCCGATGCTTCATCATCAACTGCATCCTCTTCATCCTGCTCTTCTTCCTCACCACGCCGGCCATCATCATCTCCACCATGGACAAGTTCAACGTCACCAAGCCGGTGGAGTATCTCAAC AATCCCATCGTCACTCAGTTCTTCCCCACTCTGCTGCTTTGGGCCTTCTCTGCTTTGCTGCCCACCATCGTCTACTACTCTGCTTTCTTCGAGGCCCACTGGACCAG gTCCGGAGAAAACAGAACCACGATGCACAAATGTTACACCTTCCTGATCTTCATGGTTCTGCTGCTTCCTTCACTCGGACTCAGCAG TCTGGATGTTTTCTTCCGCTGGCTCTTTGATAAGAAGTTCCTGGCCGACGCTAAAGTCAGATTTGA GTGCGTCTTCCTGCCGGATAACGGAGCGTTCTTCGTCAACTACGTCATCGCCTCAGCATTCATCGGGAACGCCATGGACCTGCTGCGGATCCCTGGTCTGCTCATGTACATGATCCGGCTGTGTCTAGCTCGTTCCGCCGCCGACCGCCGCAACGTCAAGAGG CATCAGGCCTACGAGTTCCAGTTTGGAGCAGCGTACGCCTGGATGATGAACGTCTTCACGGTGGTCATGGCCTACAGCATCACCTGTCCCATCATCGTCCCCTTCG GTCTGATGTACATGCTGCTGAAACACCTGGTGGACAGGTACAACATGTACTACGCCTACCTGCCCTCCAAACTGGACAAGAAGATCCACTCCGGAGCAGTCACCCAGGTGGTAGCCGCGCccatcctctgcctcttctgGCTGCTTTTCTTCTCCACTGTACGCACAG GTTTCGAGACGCCGACCTCCATGTTCACTCTGGTGGTGCTGATCGTCACCATTGTGGTCTGTCTTTCTCACGTCTGCTTCGGTCACTTCAAGTACCTCAGCGCTCACAACTACAAG ATCGACACCAAGGAGACGGATGTGGACGCTGTTGAGAACGGACGTCCAGCTCGCACCTCGTCCTCCCCGACCACCAAGTCTCAG cagcagcagcagcagatgtacATCGCTCAGGTGCTCCAGGACCCAAACTCGGACGAGCCGGGCGGTGGCAGCGGCGAGGAGGACCGGGGGTCGTCCCAGGACGAAGAGATGCTGAACGGAGGGAACAGCATCAACGAGGCGGATTTCCAGTCAGGGGAGGACAGTCTGATCGCCAACGAGGTCCACCAGTAG
- the LOC137180429 gene encoding CSC1-like protein 2 isoform X4 yields the protein MLRVLIVTMGIFSSGQACGGQDNCSAHSESKDYCYSARIRSTVLQGLPFGGVPTVLALDFMCFLVLLFVFSILRKVAWDYGRLALVTDADSVASAMHSETPDRYERLTSVSSSVDFDQRDNGFCSWLTAIFRIKDEEIREKCGEDAVHYLSFQRHIIGLLVVVGVLSVGIVLPVNFSGDLLENNAYSFGRTTIANLKSGTNLLWLHTSFAFMYLLLTVYSMRRHTSKMHYKEDDLVKRTLFINGISKYAEESQIKQHFEQAYENCTVLEARICYNVAKLMSLNAERKKTERSKKFFTDLMAKEHVPTMINPKPCGHLCCCAITGCEEEEAVSYYTKREAKLKEEYRKEKEKVHTKPLGMAFVTFQNEAMTAIILKDFNACQVQGCLCRQEPRSSQFSEVLHVHNWSVSYAPDPLNVRWEHLSLGGISWWIRCFIINCILFILLFFLTTPAIIISTMDKFNVTKPVEYLNNPIVTQFFPTLLLWAFSALLPTIVYYSAFFEAHWTRSGENRTTMHKCYTFLIFMVLLLPSLGLSSLDVFFRWLFDKKFLADAKVRFECVFLPDNGAFFVNYVIASAFIGNAMDLLRIPGLLMYMIRLCLARSAADRRNVKRHQAYEFQFGAAYAWMMNVFTVVMAYSITCPIIVPFGLMYMLLKHLVDRYNMYYAYLPSKLDKKIHSGAVTQVVAAPILCLFWLLFFSTVRTGFETPTSMFTLVVLIVTIVVCLSHVCFGHFKYLSAHNYKIDTKETDVDAVENGRPARTSSSPTTKSQQQQQQQQMYIAQVLQDPNSDEPGGGSGEEDRGSSQDEEMLNGGNSINEADFQSGEDSLIANEVHQ from the exons atgctcagagTGCTGATTGTTACCATGGGGATATTCAGCAGCGGCCAGGCGTGCGGCGGGCAGGACAACTGCTCCGCCCACAGCGAGTCCAAAGACTACTGCTACTCGGCTCGCATCCGCAGCACCGTGCTGCAAGGGCTGCCGTTCGGCGGCGTGCCCACCGTGCTCGCCCTCGACTTCATGTGCTTCCTG GTGCTGCTCTTCGTCTTTTCCATTCTGCGGAAGGTTGCGTGGGACTACGGTCGCCTGGCGCTGGTCACCGACGCCGACAG cGTTGCCTCGGCGATGCACTCAGAGACGCCCGACCGCTACGAACGCCTCACCTCCGTCTCCAGCTCCGTCGACTTTGACCAGAGAGACAAC GGCTTCTGCTCGTGGCTGACGGCCATCTTCAGGATAAA GGACGAGGAGATCCGGGAGAAGTGTGGCGAGGACGCCGTGCACTACCTGTCCTTCCAGCGACACATCATCGGCCTGCTGGTCGTGGTCGGCGTGCTCTCCGTCGGCATCGTCCTGCCCGTCAACTTCTCTGGAGACCTGCTGG AAAACAACGCCTACAGCTTCGGACGCACCACGATAGCCAACCTGAAGTCAGG gACGAATCTGTTGTGGCTGCACACTTCGTTTGCCTTCATGTACCTGCTGCTGACCGTCTACAGCATGAGGAGACACACGTCCAAGATGCACTACAAGGAGGACGACCTG GTGAAACGCACTTTATTCATTAACGGCATCTCTAAATACGCTGAGGAGAGTCAGATCAAACAACACTTTGA GCAGGCGTACGAGAACTGCACCGTGCTGGAGGCTCGTATCTGCTACAACGTGGCCAAACTGATGTCTCTGAACGCGGAGAG GAAGAAGACGGAGCGCAGTAAGAAGTTCTTCACTGACCTGATGGCGAAGGAACACGTTCCCACCATGATCAACCCCAAACCCTGCGGACACCTGTGCTGCTGCGCCATCACGGGCTGCGAGGAG GAGGAGGCGGTGAGCTACTACACCAAGCGGGAGGCCAAGCTGAAGGAGGAGTACcggaaggagaaggagaaggtcCACACCAAACCACTGGGCATGGCCTTCGTCACCTTCCAGAACGAGGCCATGACCGCCAT TATTTTGAAGGACTTTAATGCCTGTCAGGTGCAGGGTTGTCTGTGTCGTCAGGAGCCGCGCTCCTCGCAGTTCAGTGAGGTTCTCCACGTTCACAACTGGAGTGTTTCGTACGCACCCGACCCGCTGAACGTCCGCTG GGAGCACCTGTCACTGGGCGGGATCTCCTGGTGGATCCGATGCTTCATCATCAACTGCATCCTCTTCATCCTGCTCTTCTTCCTCACCACGCCGGCCATCATCATCTCCACCATGGACAAGTTCAACGTCACCAAGCCGGTGGAGTATCTCAAC AATCCCATCGTCACTCAGTTCTTCCCCACTCTGCTGCTTTGGGCCTTCTCTGCTTTGCTGCCCACCATCGTCTACTACTCTGCTTTCTTCGAGGCCCACTGGACCAG gTCCGGAGAAAACAGAACCACGATGCACAAATGTTACACCTTCCTGATCTTCATGGTTCTGCTGCTTCCTTCACTCGGACTCAGCAG TCTGGATGTTTTCTTCCGCTGGCTCTTTGATAAGAAGTTCCTGGCCGACGCTAAAGTCAGATTTGA GTGCGTCTTCCTGCCGGATAACGGAGCGTTCTTCGTCAACTACGTCATCGCCTCAGCATTCATCGGGAACGCCATGGACCTGCTGCGGATCCCTGGTCTGCTCATGTACATGATCCGGCTGTGTCTAGCTCGTTCCGCCGCCGACCGCCGCAACGTCAAGAGG CATCAGGCCTACGAGTTCCAGTTTGGAGCAGCGTACGCCTGGATGATGAACGTCTTCACGGTGGTCATGGCCTACAGCATCACCTGTCCCATCATCGTCCCCTTCG GTCTGATGTACATGCTGCTGAAACACCTGGTGGACAGGTACAACATGTACTACGCCTACCTGCCCTCCAAACTGGACAAGAAGATCCACTCCGGAGCAGTCACCCAGGTGGTAGCCGCGCccatcctctgcctcttctgGCTGCTTTTCTTCTCCACTGTACGCACAG GTTTCGAGACGCCGACCTCCATGTTCACTCTGGTGGTGCTGATCGTCACCATTGTGGTCTGTCTTTCTCACGTCTGCTTCGGTCACTTCAAGTACCTCAGCGCTCACAACTACAAG ATCGACACCAAGGAGACGGATGTGGACGCTGTTGAGAACGGACGTCCAGCTCGCACCTCGTCCTCCCCGACCACCAAGTCTCAG cagcagcagcagcagcagcagatgtacATCGCTCAGGTGCTCCAGGACCCAAACTCGGACGAGCCGGGCGGTGGCAGCGGCGAGGAGGACCGGGGGTCGTCCCAGGACGAAGAGATGCTGAACGGAGGGAACAGCATCAACGAGGCGGATTTCCAGTCAGGGGAGGACAGTCTGATCGCCAACGAGGTCCACCAGTAG